Within Desulfobacter sp., the genomic segment CCTATTGCATTTTTCCATCCGATGGGGCATAAGAGGACAAAAGATTAAAAAAAACGGTACATAATTACTGAAAAAGGAATCCCCATGCTTATCCGTATGGCATGTGCCCTCAGGGAAAAAAAACTCCGGGACCACCTTGAAACCCATCTGGAAAACGCCGATGTCCAGCTCAAGTTCAGCAGACGCTCAAAAGTATCCTGGCAGGAACTGGTCCGCTCCTGTGCGGATATTTTCCTGATCAGCAGACCCCTTATCCCAAAACCGGCAGATGCCAGTATGGCCATACTGAACCAGCTCCCGGAAAAACCGATTATTATCGTCCTGCACGACAGGGATTCCGCCGAGGAAATGGCCAACCTTACGGCGGCCGGCGCAGATGTGGTTCTTTACTCAGGCACCCCGGTTGTCAGCCTCATGGAGGCCATCGAAAGCACCCTGGAATCCCGGCGGCAGTTTTATTATGCAGACCGGTTCGACCCCCGGGGCCGTTTCCTGCCCCGGTTGAACGATTTCAAGTCCCAGAGCCGGCACATGCAGGTCTTTCTGGAAGAAACCCGCCATGTGGTATCCAGTGATGCGGGGATTCTGCTGCTTGGGGAAACCGGGGTGGGCAAGGAACATCTGTCTCGGGCCATTCACGCGGAAAGCGATCGTTCCTCGGGCCCCTTTGTGGCGGTGAACATGGCCGCGATCCCGGAGCAGCTCATGGAAAGCGAGCTGTTCGGACATGAACAGGGGGCGTTTACCGGGGCTGTCCGGTCCAGGCGCGGAGCCTTTGAAATGGCCCACGGGGGCACCCTTTTCCTGGATGAAATCGGGGAGATGCCCCTGCTGATGCAATCCAAACTGCTCAGGGTGCTCCAGGATCTCGAATTCACCCCGGTGGGCGGAGAAACCGCTGTCTGGGTGGATGTGAGGATCATTGCCGCCACCAACCGGGATCTTGAAAAGGAGATCGAACATGGAAATTTCCGGCGGGACCTGTATTACCGCCTGGGGGTGATCACATTGACCCTGCCCCCCCTGCGTAACCGCAAGGAGGATATTCCGGCCATGGCCAATCATTTTCTAAGGATGGTGGCCCAGAAAATAGGCAGGGAGGTGACCCGGATTTCAAAGGATGCCATGGCTGCCCTTTGCGGCTATTACTGGCCGGGAAATATCCGTGAATTGATGAATGTGATTGAACGGGCTGCCCTGCTCTGCCGGTCCCGGGAAATCACATTGGCGGATCTTCCCGGCACCTTCCTCCACACCGGACCGAGTACGTCTGAATTGCCGGACCTGGACCCCGCCACCTGGGAGGGAAAATCCCTGGCAGAAGTCAAGGCGGCTGTGGTCAGCCTGGTAGAGCGGCGCTACCTTGAAAAGGCCCTGGAACAATCCGGCGGCCGGGTCGGGGAAGCTGCCCGTATAGCCGGAATCCATCCCAGGGGACTGTACGGAAAGATGAAAAAACTGGGGCTGGACAAATCCGACTTCAAGCAGGACACGGCCTGATCCGGCAGGCCCGGGCCGGCCCTGGTGCCCTGGATGTCCAGGTTTGTCTCATCCGGGCAAGCGAGGCAACAAATTGAAACACAACCACCAACCCAAAGGACAAGACCATGCAAGTACCCCTTCACTACCAGGTATCAGAGTATGACTGTGTGCCCACAACACTGATCAATGCCATGAGCCTTCTTTTCCACCGGAGGGAAATCCCGCCCATGGTCATCCGCCATATTTTTCTCTACTGCCTTGACACCGTGGGGAAGGACTCCCGGTTCGGCGTCGGCGGCACCAGTAAATATGCGGTCCGCCTTGTGGGAAACTGGCTCAACGCCTATAAAATGAAACATTTCAGCGTGCATACGGAATTTATAGAGCAGGAAGCCGTGGATTTAAGCCTGGACGGCCGGGCCGTCGAGTGCCTGGACCAGAATGGGGTGGTGCTCTGCAATATGCTGTTAACCCCAAAGGAAGAGCATTACGTGCTGATCATGGCCATGGATGATGACTGGATTTACTGCTTTGACCCCTACCGCCGACAGGCCATCCGGGGGATGAAGGGAAGGGCAAAGATCCTGGCCGCGGATGAGGGCAGAAGCCCTAATCTCAAAATCAAGAGGGAATGGTTCCTATCCAGCGATCCCGGCCGCTTTTGCCTTGGGCCTGTTTCCTCACGGGAGGCCCTGCTGGTCTGGCGGACCTCCTGACCATGGATCAAAAAAAGGAAATAAATCTCCCGCCCAGGGCAAAATGAATCCCGCAGCCTCCCCTTGCCATCTGTGGCGTTTTGATATAATGAGAACCTTTTTTAAAATATGAACGACCTGCAGAAAAAGACGGAGTATCCCATGAGCAGCCCCGGAAAATTTCCGATTCACACCCTTGATAACGAATGCCACGACTGCTACAAATGCGTCCGGCAATGCCCGGTTAAGGCGATCCGGATCCGGAAGGGTCATGCATCCATCGTCCCCGCGCTGTGCATCGCCTGTGGTCACTGTGTCGAAGTCTGCCCCGCCAGGGTCAAGCGGGTGCGCAACGATATCGATTCGGTTCGGGAAATGATCCGGAACGGGGACAGGGTGTATGCCTCTCTGGC encodes:
- a CDS encoding sigma-54-dependent Fis family transcriptional regulator; translated protein: MLIRMACALREKKLRDHLETHLENADVQLKFSRRSKVSWQELVRSCADIFLISRPLIPKPADASMAILNQLPEKPIIIVLHDRDSAEEMANLTAAGADVVLYSGTPVVSLMEAIESTLESRRQFYYADRFDPRGRFLPRLNDFKSQSRHMQVFLEETRHVVSSDAGILLLGETGVGKEHLSRAIHAESDRSSGPFVAVNMAAIPEQLMESELFGHEQGAFTGAVRSRRGAFEMAHGGTLFLDEIGEMPLLMQSKLLRVLQDLEFTPVGGETAVWVDVRIIAATNRDLEKEIEHGNFRRDLYYRLGVITLTLPPLRNRKEDIPAMANHFLRMVAQKIGREVTRISKDAMAALCGYYWPGNIRELMNVIERAALLCRSREITLADLPGTFLHTGPSTSELPDLDPATWEGKSLAEVKAAVVSLVERRYLEKALEQSGGRVGEAARIAGIHPRGLYGKMKKLGLDKSDFKQDTA